The Sediminicola sp. YIK13 genomic sequence TAATGCCTTTTATTTTGGCGGGTCTTATCATTTATATACATCGCTTCTACCTCCTTGAAAGTCTCCTCAGCGAGGACTAAACTATCACTTTCGGCATAAGCAACAGTTATAGCAGCAAGTATTTGGGGCTTCAATAATTCATTATTCGTTTGATTATTGACTTTTGATGTAGCTTTTAGATATGCTATTTGTTGAATTAGATCTGCCGTTCTTTTAAAATCTTCTGCAGCATTAAAATATAGACTGACTAACATGGGTGTGGAATTAACCTTTTCAGCTAGTTCAATAGCTTCAAAACGTTCTTTTCTGGCCTCTTCATAAAATGCATTTTTACTATAAAGAATGGACAATCCATTTTTCACCCCTATTAGATTAAGGGTGTCTTTAAGCTTGGTGTAAATTTGTGAAGCGTCTCTAAAACTCATAGAAGACTCAGCAAATAATCCTTTATCAGATTGAGCAAAACCAAGGTACAATTTAGCCAAAGCAACTAGCTTGTTTTTTTTGGATTTAGTACCAAAAGTTATCGCCTTTTTATAATAGTCGATTGCCTTATCCAAATCATTTGTTAAAGCAAAACCATCACCAGTGTATAAATATAATTTTCCCCAGGCGTGATCATTATTTAGGTTTTCTAATTTTACTGAATACGTTTGAAACAACAAGATTGATTGCTCTGGTTGATTTACCAGATAAAGATGGTAATACATTAAATCAACTATGCGGTTAGAAGCATAGGTCAAAGAATCTGATGCTATGGCAAAATCAATGGTTTTCCTAGCGATAGAGTCGTATTTAAATTCCGTTTTATCCCAAACCAAGCGATAAAGACTATCCCTATATTGGAAGCGCTCACCATTTTTAGAACTTTTAATTTTGGTATTAAAATATGAAATGGAATCGTATAGATTTTTTTGTTGCCCACTTATCTTCAAAAAAAAGAATAGGAAAATAAGGATGAAAATAAAGCGCATACACCAATAAATTTGATTAGCACCCTATTAAGATGCTGGTAAAAAAAAGCAATTATAATTTAAATATCAAAATTCCCCTTCTTTAAATGTTTAGTAGAGGCAATAAAATTGATGTCGACACTGCCATGGGTCCTCTAGGTTTTATCAGAAATAGCGTGATAGGCAGGGTTGAATAAATGATCAACTTCTTGACTGTTTTGGGCATGTAAATACAAGGCAGAAAAGAGGGATATTAAAAACGATAGGGAACACTTCAAAATATCACGAATATTTTCTTAAAGATAAGTATTCTTTTGGAATTCCTTAGAAACTAATCTACCAATTCTAATATATATTATCTAGGGAAATATTTTTAGTGAATTTTATACTCGACTACGATTGATAGTACACACCTCTTATTTACTTATAATTTCAATAAAGGGATCCCAAGGGATGCCTGATAATACGTATACCCTATCCAAGAAGCATACAGCAATCCAAAGACGGTCACTGCAAGGATCTGCTTTTTAATGGTAATATTCCAAGTTTTTGAGACCCACAAGGCAAATAAGGGAATGACCTGAATTCCGTGCAGACCAAAGAAATGGGCGATCCTTAGATCTCCGGCCACCGTGCTCCAATTCAACAATGGCAGTCCGGCACCACCATCTGCCACTCCTACGTTATGCGCCAAATGGCCAATCATCTGTCCTCCTACCCAACTCCCAAAAAACACGACCGACCAGCCTAACAAAATGGCCCATTGAATGGGTTTGCCGGTTTTTAATTTTAACCGGATGGTGTCTATAATAAAGAGCGCCATCACCAAGACATTTATGCCAATCAGGATTCCCATGGACATAAATAGAAGGGCATCAAACACGCTGTCTTTGTTGTAATGTGATTGTATCCCCCGAGATGCCTGGAAGACAACTATCAGCGTTTCTATCAATAAAGTCCAAGCAACAATATTATTGATGATATTGGTCTTTAATTTGGGATATGGGTAAAGGGTGATGAGATAGCCAACGGTCATGATATAAATTCCGTCCGAGATTGCAAATTTCAAGGGTTTAATCCATACGTTGATTCCCATTAGGGTTCTATCATCTATCACGAGACCTGCCAAGCACAAAATGGCAAGGAAAAAATGGAACAAAACGATGTTATAAAGAATGGGACTTTCTTTTTTTACGGTAGAGAATACGTTGGTTAGGTTATTCATGATCGTTGTACTTTAATCCCCCTGATGATCATAAAAAGTAAAAAACCCAGAGGACCGAACATAAATGTGCCTATTAGGCAAGGGGCCAATAGCAATTGGTGGATGCCTAATTTTTTATTTTCATCTAAAATCCACATCCCAACAAGCAGATCAAATGCCAGATAATGAACCCATCCGGCCAAAATGGCATTTTCTTCTGTAAACAAGGTCATGACGGAAGCAAGATTACTAAAATCCATCCACCCTCCTATCTGTAATGTTTGAAAAATATAAAAAGCATATACCAACGCCAATAAAAGAGGGATTACTTTATAATCAATTAAAAATCGGGTTGGTTTCCACTTGGGTACAACTATCATCAAGAGCCACATAGGCAAGGCGATAGTGTTCACTATTGAAAATATTTCAGTTGGCGACATTAAAAAGAATTTAAAGGTTGGTTGGTGTTAAGATACTGAATTTGATCAAATACTTTTAAAACCAGTCAGATAGGCAAGAAAAAGAGCAGCAATATTTCCTTCATTTAAAATGATTTTCCAGTAAAAATTCCCTCGAACTGATGGCACCAACAAAGAGGAAAATTGGACATCGTTCTCGACTGCGCTCGAACTGACAACTCCGACAAGGCGTAATATCGGGATGAAGTTTTTTTTCAATCCCCAATTCCAAAGGCGATAATTTTATTTCCCTTTGCCGTGCCCTATTCTCCAACCACAGGCAATCATCATATATTGTTTGCCATTTACCATATATGTACTTGGCGTGGCGAATGCTGGTGCAGGAAGCTTATACTCCCAAAGTGGGCACCGTTTTTTTTAGCAAAAGCCCAAAAATATCCATCTTTGGTAGCTGCAATGAAAAGCAGTTCGTTTTTTTTAGTCCAATTTATTGTTAGCGTACTTTCTTTTCAATTAAAAAAGAAAGTTTTATGTCCTACTAAAGGGTCATATAAAAATTGTTATATTTAACATTATCAAATACTTATAACTGTATTATAATTTAATTCTTACAAATATCCATTCGTATGACTCGTTTAAAAGATCTTAAATTCTTCACCCTCGCAATGTTGTTATGTAGTTTTTTAGCTGCCAGTTCACTAACATCTTGTCGCGAACAAAAGGAAAAGGAAAAAACGGAAGAGCAGGAAATCCATTCGGAATCAGATGAACACCCGGAAGGCGGAGAACATCCCGCCAAAGAGGGGGGAGAACATCCCGAAGGCCAGGAACACCCTGAAGGCCAAGAACACCCTACAGATTCCGTATCAGGATAGTATTAAAGAGAATCTGAGGTCAGAGGTGCCGTCTTCCTGCGAAATGAAAAAAATGTTTTCGGGTATGCCGGCTCCTTGTCTATTTCCATAACCGGATAGGCAAGAAAGTTGATGGGCCCAGAATGGGGACCTGGGTCGAGTTGAAGATCGCGCCCCTGCGTAAATTCAATCCTATTGGCCGGATGCCTCCCAAAATAATAGGTGGCCAAGGCAGTGTACTTATTTGCTTCGCTTATATCTACGGGCCACCATTTCCCCTCGGCATAAAATTCTGCCCAACAGTGATAACCATCTATACCCCCTTCATCTCGATCTGAAGGGATAGAGGCCCCCACGGCAAATCTTGAAGGTATTCCTGCGGACCTGGCCAGGGAAATAAACAAGGAATGGAATTCGGTACAGTTTCCGGTTAGGGCACTGCAAGCATAGACAGCATCCCCAGTTCCGTATTTCCCAGCTTTGATATAACGCATATTGTCAATTATATAATCATATAGGGCTCTTGCCTGCATAATGGTACCTTCCTTTCGTTTGTCCCCAATAATAGAATCTGACAGAACTTCAAATCGGTCACCAATGGGCATCAAAATATTGGCATCTAGATAGGGCAATGGGTCGGTATCATCCATATAGGGATTTTTTTCCAGCCGTTTCACATCATAGACAAGGTCCACTTTCTTTCCGCTATGTTCCGGAGATAATGCCATATACATAACAGAATTGCCATATTTCTTTTCTTTGATTATCCTATGTGCCACGGGAGCCGCTATAGATAGTAATTCAACAGTTTGAAAGCGATCGGTTTGAGGAAGGGGAAGCCACATTTTAGCCGGTGCTGCCATTTCAGGCAAGGTAACCTCGTATCGAAATTCGAAAGCGTCCTCCCCTTCTACGACTCCGAGTAAATCTGTGGAAGCACTCTGGATAGGCATTCTATACCAAGTTTTGTCCTTCCGCTGTTTCCAAGTATAAAAGGGCTTCCCATTGAGTTTGTGAAGGGTGGTTTCGGTAACTGTCATACTCCCCGGATCGCCTTCCAAGAAAAAATCCACATCGTATACATCCCCGCTGACATCTGCCAGATCTACACAGGCAAAATGACGTTGTGGCCCTAAATTGGAAAGGTATTCTGTATGTACCCGCACCAGCTGCAGTTGCAATTCTTTATCTTCCGTGGTGATCAAGAAATACCCACCACCCTCTTCTACCTTCTTGGCAATATTAGCTTTGATCCCGGCCTCTATATCGCTGGTAACCACATTAGGAACCTTCTTTTCTGTAAGTTGTTTTTCTTCTTTCTGTTGCTTGGTATTCAAATTACAGGCCATTAACAAGGTCAGCACTCCAAAAATAAGTATAGGATTTTTCATTCTTTAACATGATTTCTATAGTTCTGAATTTACGATAATTTCTGCAATCTTTAAATAAAGGAATCGTGGTAAGGAGAAAACGGCCAATAGTCTTAATAGAAATTATCATAAGAAATTTTGAAACCTTAAAGCTGGTATTAATCTTACCGCTGAAAATTAGTAGTATTATTCAAGAAAGAATTGGAGTTGGATTTTAGATTTTCTTACCTGTTCAAATACCAAGAATTATAATAGAAAAATGCATCCTGACTACCTGTTCATGCTAATTATACAAAGTTCATCTACTATTTGTTTTAATTTCTTTTATTAAAAGATTTATTTATTAAATTGTTCTTAAAAGTGTTTTTATGTTTCTTATTGCCGCTATTCTCATAGAAGTATTTCTGGTTGCCGCATGCATTCTAATCTTGTTTAACTTAAGAGATAAATTGGGATTGGCCCCACTATATATTCTGCTTGGTTGTTTCCAATATTTTCAAGTCAATTTGGAAAATGCAGTCAGTTTTAAGTTTATGGGGGAATATCCGATATTTCCTGGATCTGTTATTTTATTCAGCGCACTCTTATTTGCTGTTTTACTGATCTATATTTATGAAGGTGTGATTAGTGCTAGAACCCTAATCCTTGGAATTCTTATTTCCAACTTTTTTTTAACGGGCTTATTTGAAATTACTGCTACCCAAGATTATTTTATAGCATTACAGGATGATACTATTGATGTAAGTGACGCTTCATTATTCAGCATTGATTATAAATTTTTTATTATTGGTACTGTCATTTTACTGATAGATTTCATTCTCTTGGCCAGTACCTATCAGTTCTTAGTTTCAAGAATTAAAAGACCATTGTTTTTTTTTACGGTTTTTTTGTCTCTCTGGACCGTTTTAATGTTTGATGCCCTAGCTTTTAATACGGCTATTTTTTATGGCACTTCAAATTATGTACCCTCGCTAATAGGGCATATTATCGGAAAATCTCTTTCAGCACTTTTGTTTTCCATCATCCTTTATATCTATATGACATATATTGATAAAGTGATTGCAAAGACCTCTTTTATAGCCGAACAAAAACGCGATATTTTTTCCATATTCACTTACAGAAAAAAATATTTGGACCTTAAAATTGAAAAGGAGAGTGCCGAACAAGCTTTAACAGCACAATTTGAAAAAATAATCACAAGTATTTCGGATGGAATTATCACGCTCGATAAAAATGGGATTTATACATATATAAACAAACAAGCGGCGGAAATTATGGGAAAGGCGCCGAGCAGTTTATTGGGAAAACATATTTGGACTGTATATCCAGATGTTAAAGAGCTACCATTTTATATTGCTTTTCAAAAAGCTGGTAAAACCAATCAAGTACAATCATTGAAAGACTATTATGCTCCACTTAATAAATGGTTTTACATTAGAATGTATCCCTCTAAAGACGGGATAACAATTTACTTTTCAGATATTACAGAACAAAAGAAAACAGAAGAAGCTTTGCAGGAAAGTGAAGCTTTTAACGAGGGTGTTTTATCATCTTTGAGTGCCCATATTGCGGTAATAGATAAAACTGGTAAAATTTTAGCTGTAAATAAAGCCTGGAATAATTTTTCGCTTGAAAATGGAGAACCAAATTTATCCCGCACGTCTATTGGAAGCAATTATATAAAGGAATGTGAGAATGCAATTACTAGGGGAGATTCCATGTCACAAGAAGTTTTAGAAGGCCTATTGTCTGTTCTACGTAATGAACAATCCAGTTTTAAAATGGAGTACCCTTGCAATTCTCCTGGAGAAGATCGTTGGTTTACCTTGCAAGTAGTGCCTTTTGGTACTGCATCGGACAAATTGGTAATTTCACATACCAACGTAACCCAACTTAAGACTACAGAAAGAAAACTCGAAGACTCCAATGCCAAATTAAAAGAGGCACAGCGATTGGCGAAAATAGGAAACTGGGAATTTAACCCGAAAACCAAAGAAGTGTTTTTTTCTGATGAAATGTACAATATTTTAGAAATAAACAAGGAATCCCAGGAGGACTTATTTGAGCTATATAGGTCTAAATGCCAACCCGAAGACTTTGATAAATTTAATAAACTTGTAAATAATACCGTTAAAAATGAAGAAGGCTATGAAATTGGTTATTACATAAAAGCTAATGATGCTAGCCTTAAATATATACATGAGATTTGTGAAGTCGTAAATAGTGAAAATGGGAGGGATTTAGTTTTAAAAGGGACGATACAGGACGTTACGAAAGAAAAATTGATCAAAGATGAACTTTCCCGAAAAAATGAGGAGTTACAAAAAGCTAATATAGAATTGGACCGATTTGTTTATAGTGCATCCCATGATTTAAGAGCTCCCTTGACTTCGTTAAGAGGATTGATACAAATTGTGGAAATGATCCTAAAACCTGAAGACGAAGAATTAAAAGAGCCTTTATCCTTGATGTCTACTACAATTGATAAAATGGATGTATTTATCAGAAGTATTTTTGATTATTCCGTAAATGCAAGAACAGAAGTATCCGCAGAAAAAATTAATTTTAAAGAATTAATAGCGTCTGTTTGGGAGAGTTTGAAATATATGAACATCAATTCCAATCCTAAATCCACTATTAATATCACCCAAGAAGTTGATTTTTATTCAGATAAGAAAAGGCTGGAGATTATACTGGGTAACCTGGTATCGAATGCCATCAAATATTACGATAAGGACAAGGCTGAGCACATTTTAAATATTACTGTAACGGCTGATGAAAAAAATGCCAACATCCTTATCGAAGACAATGGTATTGGTATTGGAAAAGAGCATATCGATAAGATATTTGAAATGTTCTATCGTGCAACAAAATTATCCACAGGTTCAGGAATGGGGATGTATATTGTCAAAGAAACTATAGATAGGCTGGACGGTACCATACAAATTGAATCAGAATTACATAAAGGAACAACCTTTAAATTTACAATACCTAATGCTAACGAATATTCTGTTTAACCATGACAGTGAATGAAATATTATTAATTGATGATAATTATATCGATAACTTCATCAATAAAAAAATTCTTACAAGAGAGAAAATAGCTGAAAACATAACGGTAAAGCTTTCACCTCTTGAAGCCTTAGAATATTTGGCCAGTAAAACGGATAAATTTCCTGAACTTATTTTTTTGGATATAAAGATGCCACAAATGGATGGCTTTGAATTCTTGGATGCATTTGAAAAATTGTCAGAGGTACAAAAAGAAAAATGCAGGATAATAATGCTCAGTTCTTCCCATAATATGGAAGATATTGAAACAGCGAAGAAAAACCCCTATGTTTTGGAATATTTGATCAAGCCATTGGACTCTTCAAAATTAAATACTTTACTGGAGTTAATATTATAATAAGTAATTAGGTGGTTTCTATTTATTAAGGCAAATCCCTTCTTTCCAATTCCCGTCTTTATTATCCATTCAAAATGTCTTGATGAGCGCTGTTATTTCTTTCCTTAGAACGGCTAATAAAAATTAATAGGCATTAAGAATATAAAACAGCTATAAATATTTTTGTAGATGTTGCTTAAAGTAAGCCGCACTATCGGTAATGCTCTTCATAGAATTTTCGGCAAAATTACCACCCTGTTCCAAAT encodes the following:
- a CDS encoding ABA4-like family protein codes for the protein MSPTEIFSIVNTIALPMWLLMIVVPKWKPTRFLIDYKVIPLLLALVYAFYIFQTLQIGGWMDFSNLASVMTLFTEENAILAGWVHYLAFDLLVGMWILDENKKLGIHQLLLAPCLIGTFMFGPLGFLLFMIIRGIKVQRS
- a CDS encoding transglutaminase-like domain-containing protein codes for the protein MKNPILIFGVLTLLMACNLNTKQQKEEKQLTEKKVPNVVTSDIEAGIKANIAKKVEEGGGYFLITTEDKELQLQLVRVHTEYLSNLGPQRHFACVDLADVSGDVYDVDFFLEGDPGSMTVTETTLHKLNGKPFYTWKQRKDKTWYRMPIQSASTDLLGVVEGEDAFEFRYEVTLPEMAAPAKMWLPLPQTDRFQTVELLSIAAPVAHRIIKEKKYGNSVMYMALSPEHSGKKVDLVYDVKRLEKNPYMDDTDPLPYLDANILMPIGDRFEVLSDSIIGDKRKEGTIMQARALYDYIIDNMRYIKAGKYGTGDAVYACSALTGNCTEFHSLFISLARSAGIPSRFAVGASIPSDRDEGGIDGYHCWAEFYAEGKWWPVDISEANKYTALATYYFGRHPANRIEFTQGRDLQLDPGPHSGPINFLAYPVMEIDKEPAYPKTFFSFRRKTAPLTSDSL
- a CDS encoding ATP-binding protein, which produces MFLIAAILIEVFLVAACILILFNLRDKLGLAPLYILLGCFQYFQVNLENAVSFKFMGEYPIFPGSVILFSALLFAVLLIYIYEGVISARTLILGILISNFFLTGLFEITATQDYFIALQDDTIDVSDASLFSIDYKFFIIGTVILLIDFILLASTYQFLVSRIKRPLFFFTVFLSLWTVLMFDALAFNTAIFYGTSNYVPSLIGHIIGKSLSALLFSIILYIYMTYIDKVIAKTSFIAEQKRDIFSIFTYRKKYLDLKIEKESAEQALTAQFEKIITSISDGIITLDKNGIYTYINKQAAEIMGKAPSSLLGKHIWTVYPDVKELPFYIAFQKAGKTNQVQSLKDYYAPLNKWFYIRMYPSKDGITIYFSDITEQKKTEEALQESEAFNEGVLSSLSAHIAVIDKTGKILAVNKAWNNFSLENGEPNLSRTSIGSNYIKECENAITRGDSMSQEVLEGLLSVLRNEQSSFKMEYPCNSPGEDRWFTLQVVPFGTASDKLVISHTNVTQLKTTERKLEDSNAKLKEAQRLAKIGNWEFNPKTKEVFFSDEMYNILEINKESQEDLFELYRSKCQPEDFDKFNKLVNNTVKNEEGYEIGYYIKANDASLKYIHEICEVVNSENGRDLVLKGTIQDVTKEKLIKDELSRKNEELQKANIELDRFVYSASHDLRAPLTSLRGLIQIVEMILKPEDEELKEPLSLMSTTIDKMDVFIRSIFDYSVNARTEVSAEKINFKELIASVWESLKYMNINSNPKSTINITQEVDFYSDKKRLEIILGNLVSNAIKYYDKDKAEHILNITVTADEKNANILIEDNGIGIGKEHIDKIFEMFYRATKLSTGSGMGMYIVKETIDRLDGTIQIESELHKGTTFKFTIPNANEYSV
- a CDS encoding response regulator; its protein translation is MNEILLIDDNYIDNFINKKILTREKIAENITVKLSPLEALEYLASKTDKFPELIFLDIKMPQMDGFEFLDAFEKLSEVQKEKCRIIMLSSSHNMEDIETAKKNPYVLEYLIKPLDSSKLNTLLELIL